The following coding sequences lie in one Manis javanica isolate MJ-LG chromosome X, MJ_LKY, whole genome shotgun sequence genomic window:
- the MOSPD1 gene encoding motile sperm domain-containing protein 1 isoform X1 — translation MHQQKRQPELVEGNLPVFVFPTELIFYADDQSTHKQVLTLYNPYEFALKFKVLCTTPNKYVVIDAAGAVKPQCCVDIVIRHRDVRSCHYGVIDKFRLQVSEQSQRKALGRKEVISTLLPSAKEQQKEEEEKRIKEHLTESLFFEQSFQPENRSVSSGPSLLTVFLGVVCIAALMLPTRGDVESLVPLYLHLSVNQKLVAAYILGLITMAILRT, via the exons AtgcatcaacaaaaaagacagcCAGAGTTAGTGGAAGGAAATCTTCCTGTTTTTGTGTTTCCCACGGAGCTAATATTTTATGCAGATGACCAGTCAACACATAAGCAAGTGTTGACCCTGTATAATCCCTATGAGTTTGCCTTAAAGTTCAAAG ttttgtgtACTACTCCAAATAAGTATGTTGTCATTGATGCTGCCGGCGCAGTGAAGCCTCAGTGTTGTGTGGATAT TGTGATTCGTCATAGAGATGTTCGATCCTGTCACTATGGTGTAATAGACAAATTCCGTCTCCAAGTTTCCGAGCAAAGCCAGAGGAAGGCTTTAGGAAGGAAAGAGGTTATATCTACTCTTCTCCCATCTGCAAAGGAACaacaaaaggaagaagaggaaaagagaataaagGAACATTTAACCGAAAGTTTATTTTTTGAGCAGTCGTTTCAACCAG AAAACAGAAGTGTCTCCTCAGGACCTAGTTTACTAACTGTCTTCCTGGGAGTGGTGTGTATTGCAGCTCTGATGCTTCCTACACGGGGGGATGTGGAATCGCTGGTGCCTCTCTACCTCCACTTAAGTGTGAATCAAAAATTAGTTGCTGCTTATATCTTAG gtctTATCACAATGGCTATACTTAGAACATAA
- the MOSPD1 gene encoding motile sperm domain-containing protein 1 isoform X2, which translates to MLNMLFVEGQHMKTVLCTTPNKYVVIDAAGAVKPQCCVDIVIRHRDVRSCHYGVIDKFRLQVSEQSQRKALGRKEVISTLLPSAKEQQKEEEEKRIKEHLTESLFFEQSFQPENRSVSSGPSLLTVFLGVVCIAALMLPTRGDVESLVPLYLHLSVNQKLVAAYILGLITMAILRT; encoded by the exons ATGCTGAACATGCTTTTTGTGGAGGGACAACACATGAAGACAG ttttgtgtACTACTCCAAATAAGTATGTTGTCATTGATGCTGCCGGCGCAGTGAAGCCTCAGTGTTGTGTGGATAT TGTGATTCGTCATAGAGATGTTCGATCCTGTCACTATGGTGTAATAGACAAATTCCGTCTCCAAGTTTCCGAGCAAAGCCAGAGGAAGGCTTTAGGAAGGAAAGAGGTTATATCTACTCTTCTCCCATCTGCAAAGGAACaacaaaaggaagaagaggaaaagagaataaagGAACATTTAACCGAAAGTTTATTTTTTGAGCAGTCGTTTCAACCAG AAAACAGAAGTGTCTCCTCAGGACCTAGTTTACTAACTGTCTTCCTGGGAGTGGTGTGTATTGCAGCTCTGATGCTTCCTACACGGGGGGATGTGGAATCGCTGGTGCCTCTCTACCTCCACTTAAGTGTGAATCAAAAATTAGTTGCTGCTTATATCTTAG gtctTATCACAATGGCTATACTTAGAACATAA